The following are encoded together in the Parabacteroides chongii genome:
- a CDS encoding beta-hydroxyacyl-ACP dehydratase, with the protein MLLENKYYKITDICNKELNAVFRIVFLSDCDVYRGHFPDNPVCPGVCNIQTIKECAMLLTGEKLLISTIKQCRLTAVASPVVCPEVNVTIGISLTDNGFTITATIVDTDRTYIEYKGDMIIDRTQQ; encoded by the coding sequence ATGCTGTTAGAGAATAAATATTATAAAATAACCGACATATGCAATAAAGAATTGAACGCAGTTTTCCGCATCGTCTTTTTGTCCGATTGTGATGTTTATCGCGGCCATTTCCCTGATAATCCGGTCTGTCCAGGAGTTTGTAACATTCAAACCATCAAAGAATGTGCAATGTTGTTGACTGGTGAAAAACTGTTGATCAGTACTATTAAGCAATGCCGTTTAACAGCAGTTGCTTCACCTGTCGTTTGTCCGGAAGTGAATGTGACAATAGGTATCTCACTTACAGACAATGGATTTACCATCACTGCAACAATAGTTGATACGGACAGAACATACATAGAGTACAAAGGAGATATGATTATTGACAGAACTCAGCAGTAA
- a CDS encoding helix-turn-helix domain-containing protein, whose amino-acid sequence MERENTIRQVGINDIVDASEKINAGITYTDKDIIVIEHLEDMTERGSIKLSKDMIMIMACQEGKMHINLNGKFYTLHPHEVLICRPNIILYDHENISYFKGNAVCLSTRIVQNILHNGSDIWNKFLLFSQNPVICIGEDSQQLFSLYSEIIRLRLKLPQRPYHKEIMTAFVKAAIYELLADLDHNTVESIPTSMKQGDILFKKFIEILVNSEIKQRTLNYYADRLFVTSKYLSTVSKQVSGRTAMDWINEYVVDDIQHLLTHTDKSIKEISEYLEFSNISFFGKYVKSHLGCSPKEFRKQLGYKK is encoded by the coding sequence ATGGAAAGAGAAAATACAATTCGGCAAGTAGGTATAAATGATATTGTAGATGCCAGTGAAAAGATCAATGCGGGTATAACTTATACCGATAAAGACATTATTGTAATAGAACACCTGGAGGACATGACGGAACGCGGATCTATCAAGCTGTCGAAAGATATGATTATGATAATGGCTTGTCAGGAAGGAAAGATGCATATAAATTTGAATGGCAAATTCTATACTCTACACCCGCATGAAGTTTTGATTTGCAGACCTAATATTATTTTATATGATCATGAAAACATCTCTTACTTCAAGGGTAATGCTGTGTGCCTTTCTACCCGGATTGTCCAAAATATCCTTCATAATGGAAGTGATATTTGGAATAAGTTCCTGTTGTTCAGTCAAAATCCAGTCATTTGTATAGGTGAAGATAGTCAACAATTGTTTTCTCTGTACTCTGAGATAATACGTTTAAGACTGAAGCTTCCCCAACGGCCTTATCATAAAGAGATCATGACCGCTTTTGTGAAAGCAGCAATCTATGAATTGTTGGCGGATCTGGATCATAATACGGTTGAATCAATTCCAACTTCCATGAAACAAGGTGATATCTTATTTAAGAAGTTTATAGAAATACTGGTAAACAGTGAAATAAAACAACGTACCCTGAACTATTATGCGGATAGGTTATTTGTCACTTCCAAATATCTTTCAACAGTCAGTAAACAAGTCAGTGGGAGAACGGCAATGGATTGGATCAATGAATATGTCGTAGACGATATTCAGCATTTACTAACACATACGGATAAGTCTATTAAAGAGATATCCGAATACCTGGAGTTTTCCAATATTTCCTTTTTTGGAAAATATGTAAAGTCACATTTGGGATGTTCTCCTAAAGAGTTTCGTAAACAGTTAGGATATAAAAAATGA
- a CDS encoding beta-hydroxyacyl-ACP dehydratase — protein MDNKDIKRLIPQRDPIIMVDKVLDVNGDAAVTTLTVRYDNYFIDEDGLLAESGLIEHIAQSASAFAGHKAITAGAIVPPVGYIGEIKKFHCYRRPYIGAELRTTIILGTEIAGVTIITGETRLQDEIIADTQMKIFIRQNN, from the coding sequence ATGGATAATAAAGATATAAAGAGGCTGATACCGCAACGTGATCCTATCATAATGGTCGATAAAGTACTGGATGTGAACGGTGATGCAGCCGTAACTACGCTCACAGTCAGGTACGACAATTATTTTATAGATGAAGACGGTCTGCTGGCGGAGTCAGGGCTTATAGAACATATTGCTCAGTCGGCTTCGGCCTTTGCAGGGCACAAGGCAATAACTGCAGGAGCTATTGTTCCTCCTGTAGGTTACATCGGTGAAATAAAAAAATTTCATTGTTATCGCCGTCCGTATATAGGAGCAGAATTGCGTACAACAATTATTCTTGGAACAGAAATAGCAGGGGTGACCATCATCACCGGTGAAACTCGCCTTCAAGATGAGATAATCGCTGATACGCAAATGAAGATTTTCATTAGGCAAAATAATTGA
- a CDS encoding phytoene desaturase family protein, with amino-acid sequence MKYDVIIIGSGLGGLECAHILSQAGMSVLLLERGTQAGGCLLSYKRHGIAFDTGFHYVGGLDEGQSLHLAFRHLGLLHLPWQRLDPHFDRVTIGERTFAFAEGYDMFAKTLAADFPTERDGLNKYVNMLKQAEKHQFDALNPQISKPSQFFNLFETSAYHYLTETFHDPLLINILSGTSLKMELRKESLPLFTFAHGNSSFIESSWRLKGDGSLIVNSLVNDIRKYGGKIICNTEVQELVEKNGKLVYAICSNGETYEGSIFISNVHPAATCNLVKQSDRMKKIYRNRLASMENTFGMFTVSLCLKGQSLKYFNWNQYVYKQPNVWTFYLEDGPVNGILISCRIPEDGSEYLQQLDLLTPMTWDKCEQWNHTKVGCRGNEYKAMKKRVADECITLAEKFIPGLRDMITGYYTSTPLTYRDYTLTPEGSAYGLRKDYRDPVITLLSPRTPISNLYLTGQNLMLHGLHGVTMTTLFTCAEILGKEHIWNIVKNQKEI; translated from the coding sequence ATGAAATACGATGTAATTATCATAGGCAGCGGATTGGGGGGATTGGAATGTGCCCACATTCTTTCACAAGCCGGAATGAGCGTCCTTTTGCTTGAGAGAGGAACACAAGCCGGTGGCTGCCTTCTTAGCTACAAACGGCATGGTATAGCTTTCGACACCGGGTTCCATTATGTAGGAGGACTCGACGAAGGCCAGTCACTCCATTTAGCTTTCAGACATTTGGGCTTGTTACATCTTCCTTGGCAACGCCTTGATCCTCACTTTGACCGGGTGACAATAGGGGAGCGTACCTTTGCTTTTGCAGAAGGATATGATATGTTTGCCAAGACATTGGCTGCTGATTTTCCTACCGAACGGGATGGTCTGAATAAATATGTAAATATGCTGAAACAGGCAGAAAAACATCAGTTTGATGCATTGAACCCCCAAATCAGTAAACCATCACAGTTTTTCAATCTTTTTGAAACAAGTGCTTATCACTATTTAACAGAGACATTTCATGATCCGTTACTTATAAACATACTCAGCGGCACTTCTCTGAAAATGGAATTACGAAAAGAATCACTTCCGTTGTTTACTTTCGCTCATGGTAACAGTAGCTTCATCGAAAGTAGCTGGCGATTGAAAGGCGATGGTTCACTGATCGTAAACTCATTGGTTAATGATATCCGTAAATATGGCGGCAAGATCATTTGTAATACCGAGGTACAGGAGTTAGTGGAAAAAAACGGAAAACTCGTCTATGCTATATGTTCTAATGGTGAAACTTACGAGGGGAGCATTTTCATCAGTAATGTTCATCCTGCAGCAACTTGTAATTTAGTAAAACAAAGCGATAGGATGAAAAAAATCTATCGTAATCGCCTGGCTAGTATGGAAAATACTTTCGGTATGTTTACCGTATCGCTTTGTCTCAAAGGCCAAAGTCTTAAATACTTCAACTGGAACCAATATGTTTATAAACAACCTAATGTATGGACATTCTATCTTGAAGATGGTCCGGTCAATGGAATACTGATAAGCTGCCGGATTCCGGAAGATGGCAGTGAATACCTACAACAGTTGGATTTGCTCACGCCGATGACCTGGGATAAGTGTGAACAGTGGAATCACACAAAGGTCGGATGTCGTGGAAATGAATATAAAGCAATGAAGAAACGTGTTGCCGATGAATGTATCACACTTGCTGAAAAGTTCATACCCGGACTCCGGGATATGATCACCGGCTACTATACCAGTACACCGCTCACTTACCGCGATTACACTCTAACTCCGGAGGGATCTGCTTATGGTCTACGTAAAGATTACAGGGATCCGGTGATAACCTTGCTCTCACCGCGTACACCTATTTCAAACTTGTACCTGACTGGGCAGAATCTTATGCTGCACGGTCTGCATGGCGTAACAATGACAACACTCTTTACCTGTGCGGAGATACTGGGAAAAGAACATATATGGAATATAGTAAAGAACCAAAAAGAAATATAA
- a CDS encoding beta-ketoacyl-[acyl-carrier-protein] synthase family protein: protein MEKRVVITGMGIWSCLGKTLEDVRDSLYNGKSGIIFRQERKDAGFRSALCANIELPDIKPFLPRNLRQFMPEEAQYAYMATRSALENAKLDQDYIDGHEVGIIYGNDSVAEATMHALDKFREFKDTSACGSGAIFQSMNSTVSMNLACLFKLRGINLTASAACASGSQAIGLAQTLICSGLQDCIICGGAQEANLYSVASFDGIQSFSMREDEPAKACRPFDRDRDGLVPGGGAATVILESYEHAVKRGAPILAEIVSWGFSGNGDHISTPNVAGPARSLELCLKNGGITTRQIGYINAHATSTRIGDLREASAIAQIFDDYKVPVTSTKSQTGHEMWMAGASELIYSMLMMKNGFIAGNINFENPDEKMASINVVPETYEKHFDIFLSNSFGFGGTNSTLIVKNL, encoded by the coding sequence ATGGAAAAAAGAGTAGTGATAACGGGCATGGGCATATGGTCATGCCTGGGAAAGACACTTGAAGATGTACGCGATTCGCTGTATAATGGGAAGAGTGGCATCATCTTTAGACAGGAACGTAAGGATGCCGGATTTCGTTCCGCTTTATGCGCTAACATAGAACTACCTGACATCAAGCCGTTTCTTCCGCGAAATTTGCGACAGTTCATGCCCGAAGAAGCACAATATGCCTATATGGCGACACGTTCGGCTTTGGAAAATGCCAAACTGGATCAAGACTATATAGATGGTCACGAGGTGGGTATTATTTATGGAAACGATTCTGTTGCTGAAGCGACTATGCATGCACTAGACAAGTTTCGTGAGTTCAAAGATACATCAGCTTGTGGAAGTGGTGCCATTTTCCAGTCTATGAACTCCACTGTGTCAATGAATCTTGCCTGCCTGTTTAAACTACGCGGTATCAATCTGACAGCCTCAGCGGCTTGTGCTTCCGGTTCGCAGGCAATAGGTTTGGCACAGACCCTCATATGCAGTGGCTTACAGGATTGCATCATATGTGGGGGTGCTCAGGAGGCCAATTTATACAGTGTTGCTTCGTTCGATGGTATTCAGTCGTTCTCCATGCGGGAAGACGAACCGGCGAAAGCCTGCCGTCCGTTCGATCGTGACCGCGATGGTTTGGTTCCAGGAGGAGGTGCTGCAACGGTAATACTCGAAAGTTACGAACATGCTGTGAAACGAGGTGCACCAATACTTGCAGAAATAGTAAGTTGGGGATTCTCTGGTAACGGAGATCATATCTCTACTCCGAATGTAGCCGGTCCCGCTCGTTCATTGGAATTATGCCTGAAGAATGGAGGTATAACTACACGCCAGATAGGTTATATCAATGCGCATGCCACTTCGACACGTATTGGTGATCTCAGGGAAGCATCTGCCATAGCACAAATATTTGACGATTACAAAGTGCCGGTGACTTCTACCAAAAGCCAGACAGGTCACGAGATGTGGATGGCCGGAGCCAGTGAATTGATTTATTCGATGCTAATGATGAAGAACGGTTTTATAGCCGGAAACATCAACTTTGAAAATCCCGACGAAAAAATGGCTTCCATCAATGTCGTACCGGAAACATACGAAAAACATTTCGACATATTCCTTTCCAATTCGTTCGGATTTGGTGGAACAAACTCAACCCTTATTGTAAAAAACTTATAA
- a CDS encoding N-acetyltransferase, with protein MKIVNVKKVGIKREMDDFVKFPGRLYAGCQYYVPDLEMDIRETFDPSKNAGLEFTDIQPFIAYNEGGKPVGRIAGIINHHANEKWQRKNARFGFIEFIDDPEVSAALLKAVEQWGKERGMEYIQGPMGIFDFDKEGMLIEDFDKLGSMIAIYNYPYYPEHMDALGYEKEVDWVQVYIEVPKEVPPKYTRVAKLAKEMFGLHVRKLTNTDISEHGYGKKVFNLLNVAYAPLFGYTELSDKQIDLYIKRYLPLVDKQLLPVVENEEGEVVGVAITMGSLSHALQKAKGKLFPSGWYHLVRSLKWKREEKAELLLMAVRPDYQGLGVNALFFDDLIPIYNKCNFKWAETGPQLEDNIRELTQWKPLHPTFTKRRRCYKKKL; from the coding sequence ATGAAAATTGTTAATGTAAAAAAGGTTGGAATAAAACGCGAAATGGACGATTTCGTGAAGTTTCCAGGCAGGTTATATGCTGGCTGTCAATACTATGTACCTGACTTGGAAATGGATATTCGCGAAACGTTTGATCCGTCTAAAAATGCAGGACTGGAGTTTACCGATATACAACCTTTCATTGCATACAACGAAGGAGGGAAGCCTGTAGGTCGCATTGCCGGTATTATCAATCACCATGCAAATGAGAAGTGGCAAAGAAAAAATGCCAGGTTTGGCTTCATTGAATTTATCGATGATCCGGAAGTATCAGCCGCTTTACTAAAAGCAGTGGAACAATGGGGTAAAGAACGGGGGATGGAATATATACAGGGACCGATGGGTATTTTTGACTTTGACAAGGAAGGTATGCTCATTGAAGATTTCGATAAGTTGGGGTCGATGATTGCGATATATAACTATCCTTATTATCCCGAACATATGGATGCTTTAGGCTATGAGAAAGAGGTAGACTGGGTACAAGTGTATATTGAAGTACCGAAAGAGGTCCCTCCAAAATATACTCGCGTAGCCAAACTGGCAAAAGAGATGTTCGGATTGCATGTCAGGAAGTTGACGAATACAGATATATCAGAGCATGGGTACGGAAAAAAAGTATTTAACTTATTGAATGTTGCTTATGCACCTCTTTTCGGGTATACTGAACTATCTGACAAACAGATTGATCTATATATTAAACGATACCTGCCTTTGGTTGATAAACAATTGTTGCCTGTTGTCGAAAATGAAGAAGGTGAAGTTGTAGGAGTAGCAATAACAATGGGCAGTTTGTCACATGCACTGCAAAAAGCTAAAGGAAAACTTTTCCCTTCAGGATGGTATCACTTGGTTCGGTCCTTGAAATGGAAAAGAGAAGAGAAAGCTGAACTTTTATTAATGGCAGTTCGTCCGGATTATCAGGGGTTAGGTGTAAATGCACTGTTTTTTGATGATCTTATACCGATCTATAATAAATGTAACTTTAAGTGGGCAGAAACAGGTCCGCAACTGGAAGATAACATCAGAGAACTGACACAATGGAAACCTCTGCATCCCACTTTTACCAAAAGAAGGCGATGCTATAAAAAGAAATTATAA
- the fabG gene encoding 3-oxoacyl-ACP reductase FabG, which produces MKYALVTGGSRGIGRAVCVKLAQMGYHIIINYVNNATEAEKTLELVRQAGQDGEMLKFDVSNLQQTREALDSWEMAHTEEYIEVLVNNAGIRRDNVMAFMPEEDWSCVLDITLNGFYNVTQPLLQSMLVHRFGRIINMASVSGIKGMPGQTNYSAAKGGIIAATKALAQEVARKNVTVNVVAPGFIKTDMVEGLDEETLKKTIPAHRFGTPEEVAEAVGFLASKNAGYITGNIISINGGLYT; this is translated from the coding sequence ATGAAGTATGCATTAGTAACCGGAGGCAGTCGCGGGATTGGTCGTGCTGTCTGTGTGAAACTGGCCCAAATGGGCTATCACATCATTATTAATTACGTAAACAACGCAACAGAAGCTGAAAAGACACTTGAACTGGTACGACAAGCAGGGCAGGATGGTGAAATGCTCAAGTTCGATGTGAGTAACCTTCAGCAAACCCGTGAAGCTCTCGACTCCTGGGAGATGGCCCATACAGAAGAATATATCGAAGTACTGGTGAATAATGCGGGCATACGTCGTGACAATGTTATGGCGTTCATGCCAGAAGAGGACTGGAGCTGTGTACTCGACATCACACTTAATGGTTTCTACAATGTGACACAGCCGCTACTACAATCTATGCTAGTTCATAGATTCGGTCGCATCATAAATATGGCAAGCGTAAGCGGTATCAAGGGAATGCCCGGACAGACTAACTACTCTGCGGCAAAGGGAGGAATTATTGCAGCTACAAAAGCTCTGGCCCAGGAGGTTGCACGTAAAAATGTAACAGTCAATGTTGTTGCACCAGGTTTTATCAAGACAGATATGGTAGAGGGACTCGACGAGGAAACCTTGAAAAAAACGATTCCTGCTCATCGCTTTGGAACTCCTGAAGAAGTTGCTGAAGCTGTAGGATTTTTAGCATCAAAAAACGCCGGCTACATTACTGGCAATATAATTTCAATCAATGGAGGACTTTATACTTAA
- a CDS encoding patatin-like phospholipase family protein codes for MKKVAVLATFFLLSLQLLNAQKVGLVLSGGGAKGAAHIGVIKALEENGIPIDYITGTSIGSIIGSLYAMGYSPEEMLALMLSEEFGYWQTGTVENEYKYYFKRPDPTPEFGHFSIDMTDSLQIKANFLPQSLINPIQMNQAFMALFSQATAKAGWNFDNLFVPFRCVGSDIYNKKAIIFKNGDLGDAVRASMTFPFFFQPIWKDSVPLFDGGIYDNFPVGPMKEAFHPDFIFGSTVAGGNNKPSNSAYNQLETMIMQKTDYDVPEEDGMMIKFSFPTVSLLDFQKAKELMDIGYKRTMGMIDSIKQRVPRRVPLAEVNMRRAAYKESLPPLIFQNIYVTGVSESQRKYIESQLHRDMNHDFSMEEFKRAYFKMLTSSKIREIMPHAVYNRREKKFDLYLDVKMKEEITVGFGGNISSHQANQLFLGLGYQYLGRFAADVNANFQVGNSFSGVLLNGRIYLQTKIPTYLNWEGVYSDKRYQESQSLFYEDVLPAFIQQKELYTKVKLGFPFLNRAKSEIGFAYGQLNDYYYQSNSMMLPNSKFDHGWYNLFSGSLSIERNSLDAKQYPISGRKQQLIAQYVTGTENYDPSSQTNENRSFKKKVHSWLQLKGEWQHYEVLSNRFNLGLQGELVVSSKNLMNNYTASVLQAPAFTPTPHSKIVFNEAFRANQYFAAGISPIYKFSKLLHFRLDLYGFAPLYEIKKEVKSENPYVAAPYYGKFLHSFKYMGEAALVLQLPFASISLYANGYSYPAKNFNFGLNIGYLIFNPKMLD; via the coding sequence ATGAAGAAAGTAGCTGTTCTGGCAACCTTTTTTCTGCTCTCCCTGCAACTGCTCAATGCCCAGAAAGTAGGGTTGGTATTAAGTGGAGGAGGTGCGAAAGGTGCTGCACATATCGGGGTAATAAAAGCGCTGGAAGAAAATGGAATACCTATCGACTATATAACTGGTACTTCTATCGGATCCATTATCGGTAGTTTGTATGCTATGGGATATTCGCCGGAAGAAATGCTGGCATTAATGTTGTCCGAAGAGTTCGGTTACTGGCAGACGGGAACGGTTGAGAATGAGTATAAATATTATTTCAAGCGACCGGACCCAACTCCTGAATTTGGTCATTTCTCTATCGACATGACCGACTCCCTGCAGATAAAAGCAAACTTTTTGCCACAGAGCCTTATCAATCCGATCCAGATGAATCAGGCTTTTATGGCTCTTTTCTCGCAGGCAACAGCCAAGGCCGGATGGAATTTTGATAATCTGTTCGTTCCGTTCCGCTGTGTCGGTTCCGATATTTATAATAAGAAAGCAATCATCTTCAAGAATGGAGACTTAGGGGATGCCGTTCGTGCTTCCATGACCTTTCCTTTCTTCTTTCAACCGATTTGGAAGGATAGTGTCCCTTTGTTTGACGGCGGTATTTACGATAATTTCCCGGTCGGTCCGATGAAAGAGGCTTTTCATCCTGATTTCATCTTCGGCTCCACAGTGGCAGGAGGAAACAATAAACCATCCAACAGTGCATACAACCAGTTGGAAACCATGATCATGCAAAAGACGGATTATGATGTTCCCGAAGAAGACGGCATGATGATCAAATTCAGTTTCCCGACTGTCTCCTTATTGGATTTTCAAAAAGCAAAGGAGCTGATGGATATCGGTTATAAACGTACTATGGGTATGATCGATTCAATCAAGCAAAGGGTTCCCCGCAGAGTACCGCTTGCAGAAGTGAATATGAGAAGGGCTGCTTATAAGGAAAGTTTGCCTCCATTGATTTTTCAAAATATCTATGTGACAGGGGTTTCCGAATCACAGCGTAAATATATTGAATCGCAGTTGCATCGTGATATGAATCATGACTTCTCGATGGAAGAATTTAAGCGGGCTTATTTCAAGATGCTTACTTCTTCGAAGATCAGGGAGATTATGCCGCATGCGGTCTACAACCGCAGAGAGAAAAAGTTCGACCTGTATCTGGACGTAAAAATGAAAGAAGAGATAACGGTTGGCTTCGGCGGCAATATTTCATCACATCAGGCAAACCAACTATTCTTGGGACTGGGGTATCAATACCTGGGTCGATTTGCTGCGGATGTCAATGCCAATTTCCAGGTGGGAAACTCTTTTAGCGGAGTATTGCTGAATGGACGAATTTATTTGCAGACTAAAATTCCGACTTATCTTAATTGGGAGGGGGTATATTCCGATAAAAGATATCAGGAAAGCCAATCTCTGTTCTATGAAGATGTTCTGCCGGCCTTTATACAGCAAAAAGAACTGTATACAAAAGTGAAGTTAGGATTTCCATTCCTGAATAGGGCGAAATCAGAAATAGGATTCGCTTACGGGCAGCTGAATGATTATTATTATCAAAGCAACAGCATGATGCTCCCAAATTCAAAATTTGATCATGGCTGGTACAATCTATTTAGCGGTTCACTCAGTATCGAGCGGAATTCACTGGATGCAAAACAGTATCCTATATCCGGACGAAAGCAACAGTTGATTGCACAGTATGTCACAGGAACGGAGAATTATGATCCTTCATCTCAAACGAACGAAAATCGGTCCTTCAAGAAAAAAGTTCATAGTTGGTTGCAGCTGAAAGGGGAGTGGCAGCATTATGAAGTATTAAGTAATCGCTTTAATCTGGGACTCCAGGGGGAATTGGTCGTGTCAAGCAAAAATCTGATGAATAACTATACGGCATCGGTTTTACAGGCTCCGGCATTTACTCCTACGCCACATAGTAAAATCGTTTTCAACGAAGCTTTCAGGGCGAATCAATATTTTGCTGCCGGAATTTCACCTATCTATAAATTCAGTAAGCTTCTGCATTTCAGGCTGGACTTATATGGTTTTGCACCATTATATGAAATAAAGAAAGAAGTCAAAAGTGAAAATCCATATGTGGCAGCTCCTTATTATGGTAAATTTCTTCATTCATTTAAATATATGGGGGAGGCTGCTCTAGTTCTTCAATTGCCTTTTGCATCTATCAGCCTGTATGCCAACGGGTATAGTTATCCGGCTAAGAATTTCAACTTCGGGCTGAATATCGGTTATCTGATCTTTAATCCAAAAATGTTGGATTAA
- a CDS encoding acyl-CoA thioesterase, translating into MEDFILKDICRVQVKFSEIDSMKRVWHGTYVTYFEDGRESFGRHYPGIGYADMQHANIYAPIYDIHIKYYAPLAINETAIVHTLYIYKPGARLDYSYEIYREHDHILCAVGSTVQLFIDPKGKLMVDKPDYYQKWQDKYLK; encoded by the coding sequence ATGGAGGACTTTATACTTAAAGATATTTGTCGCGTACAGGTGAAATTCAGCGAGATAGACTCTATGAAAAGGGTCTGGCATGGGACATATGTTACCTATTTTGAGGATGGACGTGAATCATTCGGACGACATTATCCAGGTATAGGCTATGCAGACATGCAACATGCCAATATTTATGCGCCCATTTATGATATCCATATCAAATATTATGCGCCCCTTGCCATAAATGAAACGGCCATCGTGCATACGCTTTATATCTACAAGCCGGGAGCACGGCTTGATTACAGTTATGAGATATATCGTGAACATGACCATATACTATGTGCCGTTGGAAGTACCGTACAGCTGTTTATCGATCCTAAGGGAAAATTAATGGTAGACAAACCTGATTATTATCAAAAATGGCAGGATAAATACCTGAAGTAG
- a CDS encoding acyl carrier protein → MTREDIIKQVNAILAEEFEVDSNLFTPDANVKDTLSLDSLSLVDLVAIIQQTYKIKIPATDLREIQTFNNLYDYIESHFGQNG, encoded by the coding sequence ATGACACGTGAAGACATTATCAAACAGGTAAATGCTATATTGGCAGAAGAATTTGAAGTCGATTCTAACCTTTTTACACCGGATGCAAATGTTAAGGATACGCTCTCGCTAGACAGTCTCAGCCTGGTGGATCTTGTGGCTATCATTCAACAAACCTATAAAATAAAAATACCGGCAACTGATTTGCGGGAAATTCAGACTTTCAATAATCTCTATGACTACATAGAATCGCACTTCGGGCAGAATGGATAA
- a CDS encoding amidohydrolase family protein: protein MKNTNLLIDVHHHYNPLPLLSLDEKIKQIVMKEEIRFHDISESLKMMETYGITKSILSYPANFPLLSDKEYAILCTRINEYYAELVDKYFCLGAFASLPVSRNTEMMIQEMEYALDILHLNGVLLPTCISGIYPGCDIYNELYKGLNERKATVFLHPDVCMTKTEKTNKHTYELIAEVTKAACELTFNRIMHRYPNIRFILPYGGGNVSFFFQEMEYGILHLGNYTFGPSKNTTNGIESHLKSLHYDTVFFDPTNRIDYLRRFADKNHILYGSDYPFTSIDKIEKNMKILEVSKYEDYKSIIEYCRRNSMQI from the coding sequence ATGAAAAACACGAATTTACTTATAGATGTCCATCATCATTATAATCCGTTACCATTGTTGTCGCTGGATGAAAAGATAAAGCAAATAGTCATGAAAGAAGAAATACGTTTTCATGATATATCTGAAAGCCTAAAGATGATGGAAACATATGGAATAACTAAAAGTATCCTATCCTATCCGGCAAATTTTCCATTATTATCAGATAAAGAATATGCTATCTTGTGCACCCGTATAAATGAGTATTATGCAGAATTAGTGGATAAGTACTTCTGTCTGGGAGCCTTTGCCTCCCTCCCGGTTTCCCGAAATACGGAAATGATGATACAGGAAATGGAATATGCTTTGGATATATTGCATTTAAACGGCGTTTTATTACCTACTTGTATTTCTGGTATATATCCGGGATGCGATATTTATAACGAATTATACAAGGGGCTGAATGAGCGTAAGGCAACCGTTTTTCTTCATCCTGATGTTTGTATGACAAAGACTGAGAAAACGAATAAACATACTTACGAGTTGATAGCCGAAGTAACCAAAGCGGCATGTGAACTTACATTCAACAGAATTATGCATCGGTATCCCAATATACGTTTTATCCTACCCTATGGAGGTGGAAATGTGTCTTTTTTCTTTCAGGAAATGGAATACGGTATCCTTCATTTAGGGAATTATACTTTCGGTCCATCCAAAAATACGACTAATGGTATAGAATCACACTTAAAAAGCTTACATTACGATACCGTATTTTTTGACCCAACGAATCGGATTGATTATTTAAGAAGATTTGCTGATAAAAATCATATTCTATATGGAAGTGATTATCCTTTTACTTCAATAGATAAAATAGAAAAGAATATGAAAATACTGGAAGTTAGTAAATATGAAGACTATAAAAGCATTATTGAATATTGTAGAAGAAATTCTATGCAAATATAG